A region of the Zea mays cultivar B73 unplaced genomic scaffold, Zm-B73-REFERENCE-NAM-5.0 scaffold_23, whole genome shotgun sequence genome:
GAAGTGCACCGGTAGAAATTGGACTAAATATGATCTTGATCCATAGCTCGTCCACTTTCTTGATAAACGACTCGATGCATTGCATTTTCTCTTCCTTGCCGCTGAGACATATCAAAAAGATCTATTACTAAAAGGAGATTGGGATCATCCTGTGGTTACCGGATGATGGGAATAACTAAGCAGAAATTAGGAAATGAGCACGAAATGTCTATAAATGAATTTTCTCATTATTTGTTATTTCCGGGTCTTTTCGTTGCATTCACTTACAACAAGAAACAACCACCAGCGTTTGGTGCAGCACCTGCATTTTGGTGCATTCTTCTTTCTTTCCTTGGTCTTTCGTTCCGTCATATTCCAAATAACTTATCTAATTACAACGTATTAACCGCTAATGCACCTTTTTTTTATCAAATCTCAGGGACATGGTCTAATCATGAGGGTAGTATTTTCTCATGGTGTTGGATCCCAAGTTTTTATGGATTCCTTTTTTGTTACCGGTACCGGGGTCGACCCCAAAGCCATAATGTCTCAAAACGCAGAGGCTATAGAGAAACTTTTATTTTTTCCTTTGTCTCGAACTTCGTGAAGAACTCCATTCTATCTCTCCAACAAAAAAGTGGAGCTGCGCCCCAGTTGTACACTCCCTTCGTTCGGAGAACCCTTGTTGATTCTGAACTTCGTTCGCAAAGTAAGCGTCCTTTTAACGGGCCAGCCCTTTTTAATGCGCCGCTTGACCCAGTTTTGAAAATGAGCTTTGCTCTTCTGGGCGCTGGGCGCTCCCGTGGTTCGCGAGAAGGAAAAAGGACTAATCTTTTGTTACATCTGGCACGAGATGAAAAAGAGAGAGCTTCGTCTATCGATGAACAGCAGATTGACGGAGCTCTTGGCATTGCTTTGTTTTTCTCTCCTTTCCTATCAGCGAGTTCCGATCCTTTTGTTCGAAATTTCTTCGTTCGTACCGAACCGCTTGCAGAATCAAATCCTGTTCCACAAGATCCTATATCAGCTATACATCCTCCTTGCATTTATGCCGGAGACGTCGCCAGTGCTATGGGCTTTGGGTTATGTAGATCAAAAATGATGAATGGGATTGTGGCACTCCACTCGCCGCCAATGCGGAAGGATGCCGCCGAAAAGAATGGAACGCTGCTTCGCTCTGCTGGATGCGTCGGATCCCATATAAGAAGCTCGCTCTTTACCCGATCATTCAAACATTTTGTGGGCGGCGCGCCTGCTCTATTGTTGCGTAGCAATAGAAGCCTGCTTCGGCGGCGCTTTTTCGCCTTCTCTTCGCTCTGGACAGGAGCGCTAATGGACACGGGGAGGGAGCAGGCGAAGCGTGTTGTCGTTCGTAATGGAAAGAAAGACACCACTACTTCGCCTCTTTGTTGGACCGCCGGCGCGAACACAGTGGTCTCTGACCAGGACCAGGAACCAATTCGAATTTGGATCTTGACATGTTGGTTGTTTTTAACCGTAGGCATCTCGCCAGGAAGTTGGTGGGCTCATCATGAATTAGGTCGGGGTGGCTGGTGGTTTCGGGATCCCGTAGAAAATGCGTCTTTTATGCCTCGGGTATTAGCCACAGCTCTTATTCATTCAGTAATTCTACCCCTTCTTCATTATTGGACCTCGCTTCTGAATATTTTGACTCTTCCATGCTGTGTCTCAGGAACCTTTTCAATACGGTCCGGATTGCTAGCTCCCGTTCATAGTTCTGCTACAGACGATACACGAGGAAGATTTTTATGGCGGTTCTTCCTTCTAATTACAGGCATATCTATGACTCTTTTTTACCAGATGAAGCAGGTCCGTAGAACCTATAAAAAAGAGATGGTTGTGGCGCGAAGTACTCTTGTGCACCTACGTCACCCGGCTCGCGCGCAACCCCGCCCCGTTATGTTATGGAAGAATTTAGCTTCTTGCTGGGCTGGTTATTCCGAGCCAGCAACTGGCTGGCTGCCGGATTTCGTCCCGTCCGTAGCGCTTCGGAAGTCACTCTGGCGTGGCGCTGCTGGATACTTCTGATCAATAGGAATAGGAGGAAAAAAAAGCTTATGATGAGCATCTATTGGAGTCGATCATTTCCAAGATCTAATTCGAGTTTCTTATTATGTAGTGGAAACGCCTTACAATCTTCAGTTTTACGCTTACGCTTAAGGGAAGAAATGTTCTTGGTGGATGCAGGCCTTGGTACCCCAAAAATTTGTATGCAAGATGAGCTTACAGGACTGCCAATCAAGCGAGCCACCAGGTTTGAGAATAAGGTGGGATCCAAGAATGTAGTGGCTGGTGAATCACTGATCAAAAAGCGGATTTTTGAGAGATTCTTCATCGATCTAGTGGCCGGTGAATCACTGATCAAAGAGCGAGCAGCCGCCGGGTTTAATGATTTTGTGGGATCCCTGGATGTAGCGGCTGGCGAACCGCTTCTTCTTCCACAAAGATTCAGACAAAACCGAGCTTGGATAGAACTGAAGAAGATTTGGCGAACGAAGAAAAAGGTAAAAGGGTTTCAAATTAATAAAATAGAAGGAGGTTATTCAGTAGCCATCGCAGGTTTCATTACTTTTCTTCCATTCAAAGCTAAAAAAATAAAAAGGATAGCGAATGCTCGATTCGCCATTGATAGCTTTATCCCTAAAAGGAGGGATATTGTGATAAGGCAGATTCAAACAAGAACTTAATGACAAGATAGAAAAAATTATTAATAATCCGAAGCCCACCTTAATCCATTTTGTTGAGGATCTTGCACTTATTCCGGCCCTATATTTACATAGCCAAGAAAGGCTCTGGTGATCATGCGTGACTGCGGAGCGCCTATCGCCCTGGCACGGCACTCAAAAATGCTGGGTTGGGCCAGCAAGAAGACTTCGACTAGGGAGACGAAGAATGGAATTGAAGAAGGCAGCATAGTCTAAGATAACAGAATGGAACACCAACCAACGAGTAAGTGGTGGATTTGGATGGAGTCTCGCAGAAGAAGAGTACGCGCGCTAGCGCGCCCCAAGACGTCAGTCCTTTTTCTGCTTGCTGGCCAAGGTCAGTTTACTGAATCCCTTCCAAACACCAACCCAATCTCCATTCCTTGATGGGAAATGAGCAAGACCATATGTTTCTAAAAAATATAGCCCCTATATAAACCTAGCCCTTACTACCCGAACTTCTGACCTTCAAATAGGACTAACTGCCCGAACCCGCTTGCTTATCTTCTACGATCTAATTAAGTTAAGCAGTGGTTATTTTTTTTTTAAGTGACTAGAACTTCTATTAACTACTATTCTAGCACCCAGCTGTGCCATGTGTTTATTCTATTTTGCAGGTATTCCTTTGAATAACTCATCTTTTCAGGTAAGAAAATTGGAAGATCTTCTTAGTCATAGTCAGCCTATCTGTATTCTTATCCTATAGTGCGGATCCAATCAGATTTTATGAAGCCAAGGCCTGACATCCATTGTGGGGATTTTTATCGGGAGACATGGCCTGGTGGTTTCTGATCGAGATTCCTAATCAATAGGGCGAAGAGCTCTTCGCATGATCTGGTCCTACCTTTTTTTTTCTACGCTATTTTTTTTCCCCTTCT
Encoded here:
- the LOC118474221 gene encoding probable cytochrome c biosynthesis protein → MMGITKQKLGNEHEMSINEFSHYLLFPGLFVAFTYNKKQPPAFGAAPAFWCILLSFLGLSFRHIPNNLSNYNVLTANAPFFYQISGTWSNHEGSIFSWCWIPSFYGFLFCYRYRGRPQSHNVSKRRGYRETFIFSFVSNFVKNSILSLQQKSGAAPQLYTPFVRRTLVDSELRSQSKRPFNGPALFNAPLDPVLKMSFALLGAGRSRGSREGKRTNLLLHLARDEKERASSIDEQQIDGALGIALFFSPFLSASSDPFVRNFFVRTEPLAESNPVPQDPISAIHPPCIYAGDVASAMGFGLCRSKMMNGIVALHSPPMRKDAAEKNGTLLRSAGCVGSHIRSSLFTRSFKHFVGGAPALLLRSNRSLLRRRFFAFSSLWTGALMDTGREQAKRVVVRNGKKDTTTSPLCWTAGANTVVSDQDQEPIRIWILTCWLFLTVGISPGSWWAHHELGRGGWWFRDPVENASFMPRVLATALIHSVILPLLHYWTSLLNILTLPCCVSGTFSIRSGLLAPVHSSATDDTRGRFLWRFFLLITGISMTLFYQMKQVRRTYKKEMVVARSTLVHLRHPARAQPRPVMLWKNLASCWAGYSEPATGWLPDFVPSVALRKSLWRGAAGYF